From Eleftheria terrae, the proteins below share one genomic window:
- a CDS encoding acyl-CoA desaturase, with product MSSPLPASGLHSHRVQASTVADLCRGEVRWAPVKSLWFMGMAGAALLGGWAWFSWGALALFVVATGLVLLLGHSLGSHRKLIHDSFECPRWLERLLVWMGVQVGLAGPLGLLRQHELRDYAQRLPDCHPYLRHGRPLLLDAWWQLNCELQLQHPPQIHIEPRLADDPFYRWLERTWMLQQLPLALLFLAWGGWGFVCWGVCARITAGVGGHWLIGYFAHNHGGMHYRVDGAAVQGRNIRLTSLLTMGECWHNNHHAYPGSARLGLFPGEWDPGWWTLRLLQRVGLVGRMRLPEHLPARPELQAVDALGMGLAETLASRRQARRPAPSQPRHAPQRHLEPRQAGRLGLDRR from the coding sequence ATGTCCTCCCCGCTTCCCGCTTCCGGGCTGCACAGCCATCGCGTGCAAGCCTCCACGGTGGCTGACCTGTGCCGCGGCGAAGTGCGCTGGGCGCCGGTCAAGTCGCTCTGGTTCATGGGCATGGCGGGCGCCGCCTTGCTGGGCGGGTGGGCCTGGTTCAGCTGGGGGGCCCTGGCCTTGTTCGTCGTGGCGACCGGGCTGGTACTGCTGCTCGGCCATTCGCTCGGCAGCCATCGCAAGCTCATCCATGACAGCTTCGAGTGCCCTCGCTGGCTGGAACGGCTGCTGGTGTGGATGGGCGTGCAGGTGGGACTGGCCGGCCCGCTGGGCCTGTTGCGCCAGCACGAGCTGCGCGACTATGCCCAGCGCCTGCCCGACTGCCATCCCTATCTGCGCCATGGCCGCCCCCTGCTGCTGGACGCGTGGTGGCAGCTCAACTGCGAGCTGCAACTGCAGCACCCACCCCAGATTCACATCGAGCCGCGCCTTGCCGACGACCCGTTCTACCGCTGGCTGGAGCGCACCTGGATGCTCCAGCAGCTGCCGCTGGCACTGTTGTTCCTGGCCTGGGGCGGCTGGGGCTTCGTGTGCTGGGGCGTGTGCGCGCGCATCACGGCGGGCGTCGGCGGCCACTGGCTGATCGGCTACTTCGCCCACAACCATGGCGGGATGCACTACCGGGTGGACGGCGCGGCCGTGCAGGGTCGCAACATCCGCCTGACCTCGCTGCTGACGATGGGCGAGTGCTGGCACAACAACCATCACGCCTATCCCGGATCGGCCCGCCTTGGCCTGTTCCCCGGCGAATGGGATCCCGGCTGGTGGACCCTGCGGCTGCTGCAGCGCGTGGGGCTCGTGGGGCGCATGCGGCTGCCCGAGCACCTGCCAGCGCGGCCCGAGCTGCAGGCTGTCGATGCATTGGGCATGGGGCTTGCCGAAACCCTCGCAAGTCGCCGGCAGGCCCGCCGGCCCGCTCCCAGCCAGCCTCGCCATGCACCTCAACGACACCTGGAACCTCGCCAAGCAGGCCGTCTCGGCCTGGATCGACGATAA
- a CDS encoding DUF3606 domain-containing protein, translating into MIDITNEGEVRRWAEKLSVSVEALHEAIRQVGNPPQQIGEYLLRLRTDDHRPLP; encoded by the coding sequence GTGATCGACATCACGAACGAGGGTGAGGTGCGTCGCTGGGCCGAAAAGCTGTCGGTCAGTGTCGAAGCGCTGCACGAAGCCATCCGCCAGGTGGGAAACCCCCCACAACAGATCGGCGAATACCTCCTGCGCCTGCGCACCGACGACCACCGGCCGCTGCCCTGA
- a CDS encoding fused DSP-PTPase phosphatase/NAD kinase-like protein, with protein MKPSTPHSRSRRHCLAWIALAPLPPALAAGPAASPRPTTWAVPLQLPGVRNLHRIHDGLYRSEQPGARGMVALEQLGVRTVINLRAFHSDDDEAADTRLRKARQRINTWDITDEQVVAVLRVLRQRDHGPFLIHCQHGADRTGLMSAMYRIVEQGWSKAEAVREMIEGGYGYHSLWRNIPRYIHAADIGAIRRSLDQPQSLA; from the coding sequence ATGAAGCCGTCCACTCCCCATTCCCGAAGCCGCCGCCACTGCCTGGCCTGGATCGCCCTGGCGCCACTGCCACCGGCGCTGGCCGCCGGTCCTGCGGCCAGCCCGCGGCCGACGACCTGGGCGGTGCCGCTGCAGCTGCCCGGCGTGCGCAACCTGCACCGCATCCATGACGGCCTCTACCGCAGCGAACAACCCGGCGCCCGCGGCATGGTCGCGCTGGAGCAGCTGGGCGTGCGCACCGTCATCAACCTGCGCGCCTTCCACAGCGACGACGACGAGGCTGCCGACACCCGCCTGCGCAAGGCCCGCCAGCGCATCAACACCTGGGACATCACCGACGAGCAGGTCGTGGCGGTATTGCGGGTCCTGCGCCAGCGCGACCATGGGCCTTTCCTGATCCACTGCCAGCATGGCGCCGACCGCACCGGGCTGATGAGCGCGATGTACCGCATCGTCGAGCAGGGCTGGAGCAAGGCCGAGGCGGTGCGGGAGATGATCGAGGGCGGCTATGGCTATCACAGCCTGTGGCGCAACATTCCCCGCTACATCCATGCCGCGGACATCGGGGCGATCCGCCGCAGCCTCGATCAACCCCAGTCGCTCGCCTGA
- a CDS encoding YihY/virulence factor BrkB family protein translates to MHLNDTWNLAKQAVSAWIDDNAASMGAALAYYTVFSMAPLLLIVISVAGLVFGQEAARGELMGELRGLVGEDGAHAIQGLLESVNKPVTSTLATLGSLGALLVGATTVFAELQNALDRIWRAPAANQPSGLWGFLRARVLSFGLILGFGFLLLVSLLFSAALAALGKWWGPLMGAWELLATALNFAFSFAFITAAFAMIYKFMPRVHIRWRDVLVGSVVTSLLFTIGKTLIGLYIGKSGVASGFGAAASLVVLLVWVYYSAQIFLLGAEFTSVYAHTLGSLKGQQRAKAPEWQAPVPAPAVRGGPPAPTGGGAQG, encoded by the coding sequence ATGCACCTCAACGACACCTGGAACCTCGCCAAGCAGGCCGTCTCGGCCTGGATCGACGATAACGCGGCCAGCATGGGCGCCGCCCTGGCCTACTACACCGTGTTCTCGATGGCGCCGCTGCTGCTCATCGTCATCTCGGTGGCCGGCCTCGTGTTCGGCCAGGAGGCCGCGCGTGGCGAGCTGATGGGCGAGCTGCGCGGGCTGGTGGGCGAGGACGGCGCGCATGCCATCCAGGGCCTGCTGGAAAGCGTCAACAAGCCGGTCACCAGCACCCTGGCCACCCTGGGCAGCCTGGGTGCCCTGCTGGTGGGTGCCACCACCGTGTTCGCCGAGCTGCAGAACGCGCTGGATCGCATCTGGCGCGCGCCTGCAGCCAACCAGCCCAGCGGGCTGTGGGGCTTCCTGCGGGCACGGGTGCTGTCGTTCGGCCTGATCCTGGGCTTCGGCTTCCTGCTGCTGGTCTCGCTGCTGTTCAGTGCAGCGCTGGCCGCGCTCGGCAAATGGTGGGGCCCTCTCATGGGAGCCTGGGAGCTGCTGGCGACGGCGCTCAACTTCGCCTTCAGCTTTGCCTTCATCACGGCTGCATTCGCGATGATCTACAAGTTCATGCCCCGGGTGCACATCCGCTGGCGCGACGTGCTGGTCGGCTCGGTGGTGACGTCGCTGCTGTTCACCATCGGCAAGACGCTGATCGGCCTCTACATCGGCAAGAGCGGCGTGGCTTCCGGCTTCGGGGCCGCCGCTTCCCTGGTGGTGCTGCTGGTGTGGGTGTACTACTCGGCCCAGATCTTCCTGCTGGGCGCGGAATTCACCTCGGTCTATGCGCACACGCTGGGGTCGCTGAAGGGCCAGCAACGCGCCAAGGCGCCGGAATGGCAGGCGCCAGTGCCCGCCCCGGCCGTGCGCGGCGGGCCGCCCGCGCCAACGGGAGGCGGTGCGCAGGGCTGA
- a CDS encoding alpha/beta hydrolase, whose amino-acid sequence MSRDAIEIETAPHPRAAIIVLHGLGADGSDFVPIAQELDLAAVGPVRFVFPHAPVRPVTINGGYQMPAWYDILGTDLVRREDESGLRESHTTVQSLIAREQARGIPASRIVLAGFSQGCAVALMAGLRHPERLAGLVGLSGYLPLAEKTAAERHVANAELPIFLAHGRHDPVVPHARGTATRDALAALGYRVEWQDYDMEHSVCMEEIADLNRWLLRMLA is encoded by the coding sequence ATGTCGCGCGACGCCATCGAGATCGAAACCGCCCCCCACCCCCGTGCTGCCATCATCGTGCTGCATGGCCTGGGCGCCGACGGCAGCGATTTCGTCCCCATCGCCCAGGAGCTCGACCTCGCCGCGGTCGGCCCGGTGCGTTTCGTGTTTCCCCACGCGCCGGTGCGACCGGTCACCATCAACGGCGGCTACCAGATGCCGGCCTGGTACGACATCCTGGGCACCGACCTGGTCCGCCGCGAGGACGAAAGCGGCCTGCGTGAATCGCACACCACGGTGCAGTCGCTGATCGCGCGCGAGCAGGCGCGCGGCATTCCAGCCTCGCGCATCGTGCTGGCGGGCTTCTCGCAAGGCTGTGCGGTGGCGTTGATGGCCGGGCTGCGGCATCCCGAACGCCTCGCCGGGCTGGTGGGCCTGTCGGGCTACCTGCCGCTGGCTGAAAAAACGGCGGCCGAGCGCCATGTCGCCAATGCCGAGCTGCCGATCTTCCTAGCCCATGGGCGACACGACCCGGTGGTGCCGCATGCGCGCGGCACCGCCACTCGGGATGCCCTGGCTGCCCTGGGCTATCGGGTCGAATGGCAGGACTACGACATGGAGCATTCGGTCTGCATGGAAGAGATTGCCGACCTCAACCGCTGGCTGCTGCGCATGCTGGCCTGA
- a CDS encoding ATPase domain-containing protein, which yields MQERLSPRESGSSPSSAPFISTGVAELDRILGGGITPNRLYMIEGIPGSGKTTLGLQFLQAGARMGEAVLYITLSETEEEVRAIAGSHGWDLAGVQILQVVPDEQALLPSEQYTVFQPDEVELGETTKSILAEVERRKPARVVFDSLSELRLLAGSPLRYRRQMLGLKQFFAGRQCTVLVLDDRTATAEDPQLQSIAHGIINLDQWHPSYGRERRRLRVVKYRGTPFVGGYHDFTIRRGGLVVFPRLVASEHRTLVAEGTVRCGVPGLDQLLGGGLERGTSTLVTGAPGTGKSTIATAFAAEAASRGERAALFLFDESISTLLKRMRGLGTDLQPLLDSGRLSVQQVDPAEMSPGEFVHLVGRIAREEHASVVVIDSLNGYLNAMPDENFLNTQLHELLTYLGQCGTTSLLVSVQQGLIGTMTSPVDASYLADTVLMLRYFEAQGRVRQAVSVLKKRSGVHERTIREFHLDAEGMRLSEPLTNFHGVLTGVPVYTGPESPLVQERKD from the coding sequence ATGCAAGAACGACTCTCGCCCCGCGAGTCCGGGAGCAGCCCCTCGAGCGCGCCCTTCATCTCGACCGGCGTCGCCGAGCTGGACCGGATCCTGGGCGGCGGCATCACGCCGAACCGGCTCTACATGATCGAAGGCATCCCCGGCTCCGGCAAGACCACCCTGGGGCTGCAGTTCCTGCAGGCAGGCGCCCGGATGGGCGAAGCGGTGCTGTACATCACGCTGTCGGAAACCGAGGAAGAAGTCCGCGCCATCGCGGGCTCCCACGGCTGGGACCTGGCAGGCGTCCAGATCCTGCAAGTGGTGCCTGACGAGCAGGCCTTGCTGCCCAGCGAGCAGTACACCGTCTTCCAGCCCGATGAAGTCGAGCTGGGCGAGACCACCAAGTCCATCCTGGCCGAGGTGGAGCGGCGCAAGCCGGCGCGGGTGGTGTTCGATTCGCTGTCGGAGTTGCGCCTGCTGGCCGGCAGCCCGCTGCGCTACCGGCGCCAGATGCTGGGCCTCAAGCAGTTCTTCGCGGGCCGCCAGTGCACCGTGCTGGTTCTGGACGATCGCACCGCCACTGCCGAAGACCCGCAGCTGCAGAGCATCGCTCACGGCATCATCAACCTCGACCAGTGGCATCCATCCTACGGCCGTGAGCGCCGCCGGCTGCGGGTGGTGAAATACCGCGGCACGCCTTTCGTGGGCGGCTATCACGACTTCACCATCCGCCGCGGCGGGCTGGTGGTCTTCCCCCGCCTGGTCGCGTCCGAACACCGCACGCTGGTGGCCGAGGGCACCGTGCGCTGCGGCGTCCCGGGGCTCGACCAGTTGCTCGGCGGTGGCCTGGAGCGGGGCACCAGCACGCTGGTCACGGGGGCCCCCGGCACCGGCAAGTCGACCATCGCCACTGCCTTCGCCGCTGAGGCGGCCAGCCGCGGCGAGCGGGCCGCGCTGTTCCTGTTCGACGAGAGCATTTCCACCCTGCTCAAGCGCATGCGCGGCCTCGGCACCGACTTGCAACCGCTGCTGGACTCAGGCCGCCTCAGCGTGCAGCAGGTCGACCCGGCGGAGATGTCGCCGGGCGAGTTCGTGCACCTGGTGGGCCGCATTGCCCGGGAAGAGCATGCCAGCGTGGTCGTGATCGACAGCCTCAACGGCTACCTGAACGCCATGCCGGACGAGAACTTCCTGAACACGCAGCTGCATGAGCTGCTGACCTACCTCGGGCAATGCGGCACCACCAGCCTGCTGGTGAGCGTGCAGCAGGGCCTGATCGGCACCATGACCAGTCCGGTCGACGCGAGCTACCTGGCCGACACCGTGCTGATGCTGCGTTACTTCGAGGCGCAGGGGCGGGTGCGGCAGGCGGTCTCGGTGCTGAAGAAGCGCAGCGGCGTGCATGAGCGCACGATCCGGGAGTTCCACCTCGATGCCGAAGGCATGCGCCTGAGCGAGCCGCTCACGAACTTCCATGGCGTGCTCACCGGCGTGCCGGTCTACACCGGCCCCGAATCGCCCCTGGTGCAGGAACGCAAGGATTGA
- a CDS encoding sensor histidine kinase gives MKALLHRAPPPMAVLRLSGLAVCLIEAAGTLLQASGRGMAVVDEPLLACLSRLLGQQGVGTPGYAVLHLLLLALFAACYWSLTQRPVRRRAGQGMGPLLALNGLALLAAPGLPFVMTAVAAWQLLSTAALRFALAQVAVAWGLASLMPGALQQADAAATRLPALVYALGQGLGLLALHGLAYGFGRMAADEADKRQRLQAALAELASQEKLQAEQLRFAERLQMTRDLHDVMGHHLSALTLQLELARELVRRHDAARAAAPLEQAHHAAQRLLADVRDTVSLIREHRRIDLSDALHELASRIEHPRITMEIDPAARDLPPRLAHAALRCVQEAVTNAVRHAGAGQVRVSVRCRGDELSVVTRDDGRGAPEFRPGNGLAGMQERIAELGGRLQVVRTRGGFEIAWACPLETR, from the coding sequence ATGAAAGCCCTTCTTCACCGCGCCCCGCCGCCCATGGCGGTGCTGCGCCTGTCCGGCCTGGCCGTCTGCCTGATCGAGGCGGCCGGCACGCTGCTGCAGGCCAGCGGCCGCGGGATGGCCGTGGTCGACGAGCCGCTGCTCGCCTGCCTGAGCCGCCTGCTGGGGCAGCAGGGCGTCGGGACGCCGGGATATGCCGTGTTGCACCTTCTGCTGCTGGCGCTGTTCGCCGCCTGCTACTGGTCCCTCACGCAGCGGCCGGTGCGGCGCCGGGCCGGCCAGGGGATGGGGCCGCTGCTGGCGCTGAACGGGCTGGCCTTGCTGGCCGCACCGGGGCTGCCGTTCGTGATGACCGCCGTGGCTGCCTGGCAGCTGTTGTCCACCGCCGCGCTGCGTTTTGCGCTGGCGCAGGTGGCCGTGGCCTGGGGGCTGGCCTCGCTGATGCCGGGCGCGCTGCAGCAGGCAGACGCAGCCGCCACCCGGTTGCCGGCCCTGGTCTATGCACTGGGCCAGGGGCTGGGCCTGCTCGCGCTGCATGGCCTGGCCTACGGCTTCGGCCGCATGGCCGCCGACGAGGCCGACAAGCGCCAGCGCCTGCAAGCCGCGCTCGCCGAGCTGGCCAGCCAGGAAAAGCTGCAGGCCGAACAGCTGCGCTTCGCCGAGCGCCTGCAGATGACCCGCGACCTGCACGACGTGATGGGCCACCATCTCTCGGCCCTGACGCTGCAGCTGGAGCTGGCCCGCGAACTCGTCCGCCGCCACGACGCAGCGCGGGCCGCCGCGCCGCTGGAGCAAGCGCATCATGCCGCGCAGCGGCTGCTTGCCGATGTGCGCGACACGGTCTCCCTGATCCGCGAGCATCGCCGCATCGACCTCAGCGATGCGCTGCACGAGCTGGCCAGCCGCATCGAGCATCCTCGCATCACGATGGAGATCGACCCCGCCGCCCGCGACCTGCCGCCGCGGCTGGCGCATGCCGCCCTGCGCTGTGTGCAGGAGGCGGTCACCAATGCCGTGCGGCACGCCGGCGCGGGGCAGGTGCGGGTGTCGGTGCGCTGCCGCGGCGATGAGCTGAGCGTGGTGACCCGCGACGACGGACGCGGCGCGCCGGAATTCCGTCCCGGCAATGGCCTGGCCGGAATGCAGGAGCGAATCGCCGAGCTTGGCGGCCGGCTGCAGGTGGTACGCACCCGCGGCGGCTTTGAAATCGCCTGGGCCTGTCCCCTGGAGACACGATGA
- a CDS encoding response regulator transcription factor, which yields MNRKIRVVLVEDQTLVREGLKGLLSLAEDVEVVADPADGLEALQAIARTQPDLVLSDVRMPRLDGIALIRELAGLPKPPPVLLLTTFDDQPAFDEAVHAGARGFLLKDIGLDKLLQAVREVHAGGRVLRPGLTLRVEKHLAEQAPRGFVPSDRPDPLSGKELQILRLVATGRTNTQIAGLLGNSEGVVKNHCSAVFSKLGVRDRTQAVLRAIELGWI from the coding sequence ATGAACCGCAAGATCCGCGTGGTGCTGGTGGAAGACCAGACCCTGGTGCGCGAGGGCCTCAAGGGCCTGCTCTCACTGGCCGAGGATGTCGAGGTGGTGGCCGACCCGGCCGACGGCCTGGAGGCGCTGCAGGCCATCGCCCGCACCCAGCCCGACCTGGTGCTGTCGGATGTGCGCATGCCGCGGCTCGACGGCATCGCGCTGATCCGCGAGCTGGCCGGCTTGCCCAAGCCGCCGCCGGTGCTGCTGCTGACCACCTTCGACGACCAGCCAGCCTTCGACGAGGCGGTGCATGCCGGTGCCCGCGGCTTCCTGCTGAAGGACATCGGGCTCGACAAGCTGCTGCAGGCGGTGCGTGAAGTGCATGCCGGCGGGCGCGTGCTGCGGCCCGGCCTGACGCTGCGCGTCGAGAAACACCTGGCGGAGCAGGCCCCGCGCGGCTTCGTGCCCTCCGACCGGCCCGACCCACTGTCGGGCAAGGAGCTGCAGATCCTGCGCCTGGTGGCCACCGGCCGCACCAACACCCAGATCGCCGGCCTGCTGGGCAACAGCGAAGGGGTGGTGAAGAACCACTGCTCCGCGGTCTTCTCCAAGCTCGGCGTGCGCGACCGCACCCAGGCCGTGCTGAGGGCGATCGAGCTGGGCTGGATCTGA
- a CDS encoding MGDG synthase family glycosyltransferase, whose product MPSPHLLLLSVSAGAGHVRAAQAIEAAAAGGPSPIQVTHLDVLEYVPSSFRKLYAESYLELVERLPLLWAYLYQRTDRRSERSVFDKLRRGVERLNTRKLWDEIARRAPDGIVCTHFLPAELLARRIKRGIATPPVWVQVTDFDVHGLWMHAGLQGYFVANDEVAWRLADRGMARERISVTGIPVMPRFAEPLERATCAAELGLDPKCFTVVMMAGGGGVGSLDTLAERALALPHQLQVVALAGRNEELLERLRQLAARHPGRLFPLGYTRTVERVMSCADLVVTKPGGLSTSECLAKGLPMLLVSPIPGQEERNADYLLESGAAQIALDTASFEYKLDRLLRDPAQLQRMGQQARRIARPQAAQEVLGQVVQSLDLSARRVAA is encoded by the coding sequence ATGCCTTCCCCCCACCTGTTGCTGCTGAGCGTGTCGGCCGGCGCCGGCCATGTGCGCGCTGCGCAAGCCATCGAAGCAGCGGCCGCCGGCGGCCCATCGCCGATACAAGTCACCCACCTCGACGTGCTGGAGTACGTCCCGTCGAGCTTCCGCAAGCTCTACGCCGAGTCCTACCTGGAACTGGTGGAGCGCCTGCCGCTGCTGTGGGCCTATCTCTACCAGCGCACCGACCGCCGCAGCGAACGATCGGTGTTCGACAAGCTGCGCCGCGGCGTCGAGCGGCTCAACACCCGCAAGCTGTGGGACGAGATCGCCCGGCGGGCCCCGGATGGCATCGTCTGCACCCATTTCCTGCCCGCCGAGCTGCTGGCGCGGCGCATCAAGCGCGGCATTGCGACGCCGCCGGTGTGGGTGCAGGTGACCGACTTCGACGTGCATGGGCTGTGGATGCATGCCGGCCTGCAGGGCTACTTCGTCGCCAATGACGAGGTGGCCTGGCGCCTGGCCGACCGCGGCATGGCGCGCGAGCGCATCAGCGTCACCGGCATCCCGGTGATGCCGCGCTTTGCCGAGCCGCTCGAGCGTGCCACCTGTGCCGCCGAGCTGGGCCTGGACCCGAAGTGCTTCACCGTGGTGATGATGGCTGGCGGCGGCGGGGTCGGCAGCCTCGACACGCTGGCCGAGCGTGCCCTGGCCCTGCCGCACCAGCTGCAGGTGGTTGCCCTGGCAGGCCGCAACGAGGAACTGTTGGAGCGCCTGCGCCAGCTGGCAGCGCGCCATCCGGGGCGGCTGTTCCCGCTGGGCTACACGCGCACGGTGGAGCGGGTGATGAGCTGTGCCGACCTGGTGGTGACCAAGCCGGGCGGCCTGTCCACCTCCGAATGCCTGGCCAAGGGTCTGCCGATGCTGCTGGTCTCGCCCATCCCGGGGCAGGAGGAGCGCAACGCCGACTACCTGCTGGAGTCGGGTGCAGCGCAGATCGCGCTCGACACTGCCAGCTTCGAATACAAGCTGGATCGCCTGCTGCGCGATCCGGCGCAACTGCAGCGCATGGGCCAGCAGGCCCGGCGCATTGCGCGGCCGCAGGCCGCGCAGGAAGTGCTGGGCCAGGTGGTCCAGTCCCTGGATCTGTCCGCCCGCCGCGTCGCCGCCTGA
- a CDS encoding EI24 domain-containing protein, translated as MDKLTTGFRRFFSAFPQAMACILAGLRDGLHPRLILQSLGIWAAVLLFWSLVFWFARAQVGEASLWVVQLAAGGGMAWLGGGAATGPAWLAGSAVTGFLAGTVALLAFVLLNLFTARMLVDAFLMGTIQGIVRKRYPTVESWPGGSWKAGLRNSVGPVVTVLLLALPLMLVPVLNVIALFFLFNYLNVRGLLPDALEDIASDEEMRALIEGSRVEMAVLGVLMVPVVMIPPLTLFGPSVLGASVTHFGLQRLKARRRGALA; from the coding sequence TTGGACAAGCTCACCACCGGCTTCCGCCGGTTCTTTTCTGCATTTCCGCAAGCCATGGCCTGCATCCTCGCCGGCCTGCGCGACGGACTGCACCCGCGGCTGATCCTGCAGTCGCTGGGCATCTGGGCGGCGGTGCTGCTGTTCTGGAGCCTGGTGTTCTGGTTCGCGCGCGCGCAGGTGGGCGAGGCCTCGCTGTGGGTCGTCCAGCTGGCGGCGGGTGGCGGCATGGCGTGGCTGGGCGGTGGCGCGGCGACAGGGCCCGCCTGGCTGGCTGGCTCGGCGGTGACTGGCTTCCTGGCCGGCACGGTGGCGCTGCTCGCCTTCGTGCTGCTCAACCTGTTCACCGCACGCATGCTGGTGGATGCCTTCCTCATGGGCACCATCCAGGGCATCGTGCGCAAGCGCTATCCCACCGTCGAATCCTGGCCCGGTGGGTCGTGGAAGGCCGGACTGCGCAACAGCGTGGGGCCGGTGGTCACGGTGCTGCTGCTGGCACTGCCGCTGATGCTGGTGCCGGTGCTCAACGTCATCGCGCTGTTCTTCCTCTTCAACTACCTGAATGTGCGCGGCCTGCTGCCGGACGCGCTGGAAGACATTGCCAGCGATGAAGAAATGCGGGCCCTCATCGAGGGCTCGCGCGTCGAGATGGCCGTGCTCGGCGTGCTGATGGTGCCGGTGGTGATGATTCCGCCACTGACCTTGTTCGGTCCCTCGGTGCTCGGCGCGAGCGTCACCCACTTCGGTCTGCAGCGGCTCAAGGCCCGGCGGCGTGGTGCGCTGGCTTGA
- a CDS encoding ATP-binding response regulator, translating to MERRVFVLAPSGKDAPLIEAALQRSRIEVLRCASAADVAMQMKEGIGALVVAEEAFNDRSALRLLQRHVERQPAWSDLPVLLLSKRGPLSELAHTALQQLGNVTVLQRPTQVATLVSAVRTALRTRDRQYENRQADVQKDMFLATLAHELRNPLAPLSNALHLLRSGRMSESQQQWATGVMQRQVGQLSRLVDDLLDVARITRGKIALQKERFDLREAVNTAIETSLPQIDAMQHVLQVELGEAPVWIEADRTRIAQCVSNLLTNAAKYTPREGRISLTLLACGSHAEIHVRDNGIGFPPGEARRLFEVFSQVDGAVGRSQGGLGLGLSIVKALVEMHGGSVQASSEGEHRGALFVMQLPTAEPATVMPAAGRPQRLAGPATCRVLVVDDNRDSADSMVQLLASCGHDARSAYTAAQALEVISDWTPQLALLDIGLPDMSGHQLARQLRKHLGSREAPVLVALTGWGQPTDISRSAEAGFHHHLTKPADLDTLLTLVEQLCPRPV from the coding sequence ATGGAGCGACGCGTTTTCGTACTGGCCCCCAGCGGCAAGGACGCGCCGCTGATCGAAGCCGCCCTGCAGCGGTCGCGCATCGAAGTCCTGCGCTGTGCCAGCGCGGCCGATGTGGCGATGCAGATGAAGGAAGGCATCGGCGCCCTGGTGGTGGCCGAGGAAGCCTTCAACGACCGCTCCGCGCTGCGCCTGCTGCAACGGCACGTCGAGCGCCAGCCCGCCTGGTCCGACCTGCCCGTGCTGCTGCTGAGCAAGCGGGGGCCGCTCTCCGAGCTGGCGCACACGGCCTTGCAGCAGCTCGGCAACGTTACCGTGCTGCAGCGCCCGACCCAGGTCGCCACGCTGGTGAGCGCCGTCCGCACGGCCTTGCGCACCCGCGATCGGCAGTACGAGAACCGGCAGGCCGACGTGCAGAAGGACATGTTCCTGGCCACGCTGGCCCACGAGCTGCGTAACCCGCTGGCGCCCTTGTCCAATGCCCTGCACCTGCTGCGCAGCGGGCGCATGTCGGAGTCCCAGCAGCAATGGGCCACCGGCGTGATGCAGCGGCAGGTCGGCCAGCTGTCGCGGCTGGTCGACGACCTGCTCGACGTGGCCCGCATCACCCGGGGCAAGATCGCGCTGCAGAAGGAACGCTTCGACCTGCGCGAGGCGGTCAACACCGCCATCGAGACCAGCCTGCCGCAGATCGACGCCATGCAGCATGTGCTGCAGGTGGAGCTGGGCGAGGCGCCGGTCTGGATCGAGGCGGACCGCACCCGCATTGCCCAGTGCGTCTCCAACCTCCTGACCAACGCGGCCAAGTACACCCCGCGTGAAGGCCGCATCTCGCTGACGTTGCTCGCATGCGGCTCGCACGCCGAGATCCATGTGCGCGACAACGGCATCGGCTTTCCGCCGGGCGAGGCGCGCCGGCTGTTCGAAGTGTTCTCGCAGGTCGATGGTGCGGTCGGCCGCTCACAGGGCGGCCTGGGGCTCGGCCTGTCCATCGTCAAGGCGCTGGTGGAGATGCACGGCGGCAGTGTGCAGGCCAGCAGCGAGGGCGAGCACCGCGGGGCCTTGTTCGTCATGCAGCTGCCCACGGCCGAACCGGCCACCGTCATGCCGGCGGCCGGCAGGCCGCAGCGGCTTGCCGGCCCTGCCACCTGCCGGGTGCTGGTGGTCGACGACAACCGCGACAGTGCCGACTCGATGGTGCAGCTGCTCGCCAGCTGCGGCCACGACGCGCGCAGCGCCTACACCGCAGCGCAGGCCCTGGAAGTGATCTCGGACTGGACCCCGCAGCTCGCGCTGCTCGACATCGGCTTGCCGGACATGAGCGGCCACCAGCTGGCCCGCCAGCTGCGCAAGCACCTCGGCAGTCGGGAAGCCCCGGTGCTGGTGGCCCTCACCGGCTGGGGCCAGCCCACCGACATCAGCCGTTCGGCCGAAGCCGGCTTTCACCACCACCTGACCAAACCGGCCGACCTCGACACCCTGTTGACCCTGGTCGAGCAGCTCTGCCCGCGGCCTGTCTGA